From a single Callithrix jacchus isolate 240 chromosome 5, calJac240_pri, whole genome shotgun sequence genomic region:
- the SLC35H1 gene encoding solute carrier family 35 member C2 isoform X1 has protein sequence MGRWALDVAFVWKAVLTLGLVLLYYCFSIGITFYNKWLTKSFHFPLFMTMLHLAVIFLFSALSRALVQCSSHRARVVLSWADYLRRVAPTALATALDVGLSNWSFLYVTVSLYTMTKSSAVLFILIFSLIFKLEELGLLTPDSECDEPLTLKTPKLAATASPSSQRAALVLVVLLIAGGLFMFTYKSTQFNVEGFALVLGASFIGGIRWTLTQMLLQKAELGLQNPIDTMFHLQPLMFLGLFPLFAVFEGLHLSTSEKIFRFQDTGLLLRVLGSLFLGGILAFGLGFSEFLLVSRTSSLTLSIAGIFKEVCTLLLAAHLLGDQISLLNWLGFALCLSGISLHVALKALHSRGDGGPKPLKGMGSSPDLELLLRSSQQEEGDNEEEYFVAQGQQ, from the exons ATGGGGAGGTGGGCTCTCGATGTGGCCTTTGTGTGGAAGGCGGTGTTGACCCTGGGGCTGGTGCTTCTCTACTATTGCTTCTCCATCGGTATCACCTTCTACAACAAATGGCTGACAAAG AGCTTCCATTTCCCCCTCTTCATGACGATGCTGCACCTGGCCGTGATCTTCCTCTTTTCCGCCCTGTCCAGGGCGCTGGTTCAGTGTTCCAGCCACAGGGCCCGCGTGGTGCTGAGCTGGGCGGACTACCTCAGAAGAGTGGCTCCCACAG CTCTAGCGACGGCACTTGATGTGGGCTTGTCCAACTGGAGCTTCCTCTATGTCACTGTCTCGCT GTACACAATGACCAAATCCTCAGCTGTCCTCTTCATCTTGATCTTCTCTCTGATCTTCAAGCTGGAGGAGCTG GGGCTGCTGACCCCAGACTCCGAATGTGATGAACCCTTGACCCTGAAGACCCCTAAGTTAGCTGCCACTGCCTCCCCATCCTCCCAGCGCGCTGCACTGGTCCTGGTGGTCCTCCTCATCGCCGGGGGTCTCTTCATGTTCACCTACAAGTCCACACAGTTCAACGTGGAGGGCTTTGCTTTGGTGCTGGGGGCCTCATTCATCGGTGGCATTCGCTGGACCCTCACCCAGATGCTGCTGCAGAAGGCTGAACTCG GCCTCCAGAATCCCATTGACACCATGTTCCACCTGCAGCCACTCATGTTCCTGGGGCTCTTCCCTCTCTTTGCTGTATTTGAAG GTCTCCATTTGTCCACATCTGAGAAAATCTTCCGTTTCCAGGACACAGGACTGCTCCTGCGGGTACTTGGGAGCCTCTTCCTTGGCGGGATTCTCGCCTTTGGTTTGGGCTTCTCTGAGTTCCTCCTGGTCTCCAGAACCTCCAGCCTCACTCTCTCCATTGCTGGCATTTTTAAG GAAGTCTGCACTTTGCTGTTGGCAGCTCATCTGCTGGGCGATCAGATCAGCCTCCTGAACTGGCTGGGTTTTGCCCTCTGCCTCTCGGGAATATCCCTCCATGTTGCCCTCAAAGCTCTGCATTCCAGAG GTGATGGTGGCCCCAAGCCCTTGAAGGGGATGGGCTCCAGCCCCGACCTGGAGCTGCTGCTCCGGAGCAGCCAGCAAGAGGAAGGTGACAATGAGGAGGAGTACTTTGTGGCCCAGGGGCAGCAGTGA
- the SLC35H1 gene encoding solute carrier family 35 member C2 isoform X7 — MTKSSAVLFILIFSLIFKLEELRAALVLVVLLIAGGLFMFTYKSTQFNVEGFALVLGASFIGGIRWTLTQMLLQKAELGLQNPIDTMFHLQPLMFLGLFPLFAVFEGLHLSTSEKIFRFQDTGLLLRVLGSLFLGGILAFGLGFSEFLLVSRTSSLTLSIAGIFKEVCTLLLAAHLLGDQISLLNWLGFALCLSGISLHVALKALHSRGDGGPKPLKGMGSSPDLELLLRSSQQEEGDNEEEYFVAQGQQ; from the exons ATGACCAAATCCTCAGCTGTCCTCTTCATCTTGATCTTCTCTCTGATCTTCAAGCTGGAGGAGCTG CGCGCTGCACTGGTCCTGGTGGTCCTCCTCATCGCCGGGGGTCTCTTCATGTTCACCTACAAGTCCACACAGTTCAACGTGGAGGGCTTTGCTTTGGTGCTGGGGGCCTCATTCATCGGTGGCATTCGCTGGACCCTCACCCAGATGCTGCTGCAGAAGGCTGAACTCG GCCTCCAGAATCCCATTGACACCATGTTCCACCTGCAGCCACTCATGTTCCTGGGGCTCTTCCCTCTCTTTGCTGTATTTGAAG GTCTCCATTTGTCCACATCTGAGAAAATCTTCCGTTTCCAGGACACAGGACTGCTCCTGCGGGTACTTGGGAGCCTCTTCCTTGGCGGGATTCTCGCCTTTGGTTTGGGCTTCTCTGAGTTCCTCCTGGTCTCCAGAACCTCCAGCCTCACTCTCTCCATTGCTGGCATTTTTAAG GAAGTCTGCACTTTGCTGTTGGCAGCTCATCTGCTGGGCGATCAGATCAGCCTCCTGAACTGGCTGGGTTTTGCCCTCTGCCTCTCGGGAATATCCCTCCATGTTGCCCTCAAAGCTCTGCATTCCAGAG GTGATGGTGGCCCCAAGCCCTTGAAGGGGATGGGCTCCAGCCCCGACCTGGAGCTGCTGCTCCGGAGCAGCCAGCAAGAGGAAGGTGACAATGAGGAGGAGTACTTTGTGGCCCAGGGGCAGCAGTGA
- the SLC35H1 gene encoding solute carrier family 35 member C2 isoform X3, with protein MWACPTGASSMSLSRCEYQPCPATSLQAQALCLSSGLSACLAARPATPLLSGTSPCSLSLSLAPNSSPGSRQPFPYTMTKSSAVLFILIFSLIFKLEELRAALVLVVLLIAGGLFMFTYKSTQFNVEGFALVLGASFIGGIRWTLTQMLLQKAELGLQNPIDTMFHLQPLMFLGLFPLFAVFEGLHLSTSEKIFRFQDTGLLLRVLGSLFLGGILAFGLGFSEFLLVSRTSSLTLSIAGIFKEVCTLLLAAHLLGDQISLLNWLGFALCLSGISLHVALKALHSRGDGGPKPLKGMGSSPDLELLLRSSQQEEGDNEEEYFVAQGQQ; from the exons ATGTGGGCTTGTCCAACTGGAGCTTCCTCTATGTCACTGTCTCGCTGTGAGTACCAGCCATGCCCTGCCACCTCCCTTCAGGCTCAAGCTCTCTGTCTGTCCAGCGGGCTGTCTGCATGCCTGGCTGCCAGGCCAGCTACTCCACTACTCTCTGGGACCAGCCCCTGCTCTCTCAGCCTCTCCCTGGCACCCAACAGCTCTCCGGGAAGTCGCCAACCTTTTCC GTACACAATGACCAAATCCTCAGCTGTCCTCTTCATCTTGATCTTCTCTCTGATCTTCAAGCTGGAGGAGCTG CGCGCTGCACTGGTCCTGGTGGTCCTCCTCATCGCCGGGGGTCTCTTCATGTTCACCTACAAGTCCACACAGTTCAACGTGGAGGGCTTTGCTTTGGTGCTGGGGGCCTCATTCATCGGTGGCATTCGCTGGACCCTCACCCAGATGCTGCTGCAGAAGGCTGAACTCG GCCTCCAGAATCCCATTGACACCATGTTCCACCTGCAGCCACTCATGTTCCTGGGGCTCTTCCCTCTCTTTGCTGTATTTGAAG GTCTCCATTTGTCCACATCTGAGAAAATCTTCCGTTTCCAGGACACAGGACTGCTCCTGCGGGTACTTGGGAGCCTCTTCCTTGGCGGGATTCTCGCCTTTGGTTTGGGCTTCTCTGAGTTCCTCCTGGTCTCCAGAACCTCCAGCCTCACTCTCTCCATTGCTGGCATTTTTAAG GAAGTCTGCACTTTGCTGTTGGCAGCTCATCTGCTGGGCGATCAGATCAGCCTCCTGAACTGGCTGGGTTTTGCCCTCTGCCTCTCGGGAATATCCCTCCATGTTGCCCTCAAAGCTCTGCATTCCAGAG GTGATGGTGGCCCCAAGCCCTTGAAGGGGATGGGCTCCAGCCCCGACCTGGAGCTGCTGCTCCGGAGCAGCCAGCAAGAGGAAGGTGACAATGAGGAGGAGTACTTTGTGGCCCAGGGGCAGCAGTGA
- the SLC35H1 gene encoding solute carrier family 35 member C2 isoform X5, translating into MTKSSAVLFILIFSLIFKLEELGLLTPDSECDEPLTLKTPKLAATASPSSQRAALVLVVLLIAGGLFMFTYKSTQFNVEGFALVLGASFIGGIRWTLTQMLLQKAELGLQNPIDTMFHLQPLMFLGLFPLFAVFEGLHLSTSEKIFRFQDTGLLLRVLGSLFLGGILAFGLGFSEFLLVSRTSSLTLSIAGIFKEVCTLLLAAHLLGDQISLLNWLGFALCLSGISLHVALKALHSRGDGGPKPLKGMGSSPDLELLLRSSQQEEGDNEEEYFVAQGQQ; encoded by the exons ATGACCAAATCCTCAGCTGTCCTCTTCATCTTGATCTTCTCTCTGATCTTCAAGCTGGAGGAGCTG GGGCTGCTGACCCCAGACTCCGAATGTGATGAACCCTTGACCCTGAAGACCCCTAAGTTAGCTGCCACTGCCTCCCCATCCTCCCAGCGCGCTGCACTGGTCCTGGTGGTCCTCCTCATCGCCGGGGGTCTCTTCATGTTCACCTACAAGTCCACACAGTTCAACGTGGAGGGCTTTGCTTTGGTGCTGGGGGCCTCATTCATCGGTGGCATTCGCTGGACCCTCACCCAGATGCTGCTGCAGAAGGCTGAACTCG GCCTCCAGAATCCCATTGACACCATGTTCCACCTGCAGCCACTCATGTTCCTGGGGCTCTTCCCTCTCTTTGCTGTATTTGAAG GTCTCCATTTGTCCACATCTGAGAAAATCTTCCGTTTCCAGGACACAGGACTGCTCCTGCGGGTACTTGGGAGCCTCTTCCTTGGCGGGATTCTCGCCTTTGGTTTGGGCTTCTCTGAGTTCCTCCTGGTCTCCAGAACCTCCAGCCTCACTCTCTCCATTGCTGGCATTTTTAAG GAAGTCTGCACTTTGCTGTTGGCAGCTCATCTGCTGGGCGATCAGATCAGCCTCCTGAACTGGCTGGGTTTTGCCCTCTGCCTCTCGGGAATATCCCTCCATGTTGCCCTCAAAGCTCTGCATTCCAGAG GTGATGGTGGCCCCAAGCCCTTGAAGGGGATGGGCTCCAGCCCCGACCTGGAGCTGCTGCTCCGGAGCAGCCAGCAAGAGGAAGGTGACAATGAGGAGGAGTACTTTGTGGCCCAGGGGCAGCAGTGA
- the SLC35H1 gene encoding solute carrier family 35 member C2 isoform X6: MWACPTGASSMSLSRCEYQPCPATSLQAQALCLSSGLSACLAARPATPLLSGTSPCSLSLSLAPNSSPGSRQPFPYTMTKSSAVLFILIFSLIFKLEELGLLTPDSECDEPLTLKTPKLAATASPSSQRAALVLVVLLIAGGLFMFTYKSTQFNVEGFALVLGASFIGGIRWTLTQMLLQKAELGLQNPIDTMFHLQPLMFLGLFPLFAVFEGLHLSTSEKIFRFQDTGLLLRVLGSLFLGGILAFGLGFSEFLLVSRTSSLTLSIAGIFKEVCTLLLAAHLLGDQISLLNWLGFALCLSGISLHVALKALHSRGDGGPKPLKGMGSSPDLELLLRSSQQEEGDNEEEYFVAQGQQ, translated from the exons ATGTGGGCTTGTCCAACTGGAGCTTCCTCTATGTCACTGTCTCGCTGTGAGTACCAGCCATGCCCTGCCACCTCCCTTCAGGCTCAAGCTCTCTGTCTGTCCAGCGGGCTGTCTGCATGCCTGGCTGCCAGGCCAGCTACTCCACTACTCTCTGGGACCAGCCCCTGCTCTCTCAGCCTCTCCCTGGCACCCAACAGCTCTCCGGGAAGTCGCCAACCTTTTCC GTACACAATGACCAAATCCTCAGCTGTCCTCTTCATCTTGATCTTCTCTCTGATCTTCAAGCTGGAGGAGCTG GGGCTGCTGACCCCAGACTCCGAATGTGATGAACCCTTGACCCTGAAGACCCCTAAGTTAGCTGCCACTGCCTCCCCATCCTCCCAGCGCGCTGCACTGGTCCTGGTGGTCCTCCTCATCGCCGGGGGTCTCTTCATGTTCACCTACAAGTCCACACAGTTCAACGTGGAGGGCTTTGCTTTGGTGCTGGGGGCCTCATTCATCGGTGGCATTCGCTGGACCCTCACCCAGATGCTGCTGCAGAAGGCTGAACTCG GCCTCCAGAATCCCATTGACACCATGTTCCACCTGCAGCCACTCATGTTCCTGGGGCTCTTCCCTCTCTTTGCTGTATTTGAAG GTCTCCATTTGTCCACATCTGAGAAAATCTTCCGTTTCCAGGACACAGGACTGCTCCTGCGGGTACTTGGGAGCCTCTTCCTTGGCGGGATTCTCGCCTTTGGTTTGGGCTTCTCTGAGTTCCTCCTGGTCTCCAGAACCTCCAGCCTCACTCTCTCCATTGCTGGCATTTTTAAG GAAGTCTGCACTTTGCTGTTGGCAGCTCATCTGCTGGGCGATCAGATCAGCCTCCTGAACTGGCTGGGTTTTGCCCTCTGCCTCTCGGGAATATCCCTCCATGTTGCCCTCAAAGCTCTGCATTCCAGAG GTGATGGTGGCCCCAAGCCCTTGAAGGGGATGGGCTCCAGCCCCGACCTGGAGCTGCTGCTCCGGAGCAGCCAGCAAGAGGAAGGTGACAATGAGGAGGAGTACTTTGTGGCCCAGGGGCAGCAGTGA
- the SLC35H1 gene encoding solute carrier family 35 member C2 isoform X2 has translation MGRWALDVAFVWKAVLTLGLVLLYYCFSIGITFYNKWLTKSFHFPLFMTMLHLAVIFLFSALSRALVQCSSHRARVVLSWADYLRRVAPTALATALDVGLSNWSFLYVTVSLYTMTKSSAVLFILIFSLIFKLEELRAALVLVVLLIAGGLFMFTYKSTQFNVEGFALVLGASFIGGIRWTLTQMLLQKAELGLQNPIDTMFHLQPLMFLGLFPLFAVFEGLHLSTSEKIFRFQDTGLLLRVLGSLFLGGILAFGLGFSEFLLVSRTSSLTLSIAGIFKEVCTLLLAAHLLGDQISLLNWLGFALCLSGISLHVALKALHSRGDGGPKPLKGMGSSPDLELLLRSSQQEEGDNEEEYFVAQGQQ, from the exons ATGGGGAGGTGGGCTCTCGATGTGGCCTTTGTGTGGAAGGCGGTGTTGACCCTGGGGCTGGTGCTTCTCTACTATTGCTTCTCCATCGGTATCACCTTCTACAACAAATGGCTGACAAAG AGCTTCCATTTCCCCCTCTTCATGACGATGCTGCACCTGGCCGTGATCTTCCTCTTTTCCGCCCTGTCCAGGGCGCTGGTTCAGTGTTCCAGCCACAGGGCCCGCGTGGTGCTGAGCTGGGCGGACTACCTCAGAAGAGTGGCTCCCACAG CTCTAGCGACGGCACTTGATGTGGGCTTGTCCAACTGGAGCTTCCTCTATGTCACTGTCTCGCT GTACACAATGACCAAATCCTCAGCTGTCCTCTTCATCTTGATCTTCTCTCTGATCTTCAAGCTGGAGGAGCTG CGCGCTGCACTGGTCCTGGTGGTCCTCCTCATCGCCGGGGGTCTCTTCATGTTCACCTACAAGTCCACACAGTTCAACGTGGAGGGCTTTGCTTTGGTGCTGGGGGCCTCATTCATCGGTGGCATTCGCTGGACCCTCACCCAGATGCTGCTGCAGAAGGCTGAACTCG GCCTCCAGAATCCCATTGACACCATGTTCCACCTGCAGCCACTCATGTTCCTGGGGCTCTTCCCTCTCTTTGCTGTATTTGAAG GTCTCCATTTGTCCACATCTGAGAAAATCTTCCGTTTCCAGGACACAGGACTGCTCCTGCGGGTACTTGGGAGCCTCTTCCTTGGCGGGATTCTCGCCTTTGGTTTGGGCTTCTCTGAGTTCCTCCTGGTCTCCAGAACCTCCAGCCTCACTCTCTCCATTGCTGGCATTTTTAAG GAAGTCTGCACTTTGCTGTTGGCAGCTCATCTGCTGGGCGATCAGATCAGCCTCCTGAACTGGCTGGGTTTTGCCCTCTGCCTCTCGGGAATATCCCTCCATGTTGCCCTCAAAGCTCTGCATTCCAGAG GTGATGGTGGCCCCAAGCCCTTGAAGGGGATGGGCTCCAGCCCCGACCTGGAGCTGCTGCTCCGGAGCAGCCAGCAAGAGGAAGGTGACAATGAGGAGGAGTACTTTGTGGCCCAGGGGCAGCAGTGA
- the SLC35H1 gene encoding solute carrier family 35 member C2 isoform X4, which translates to MGRWALDVAFVWKAVLTLGLVLLYYCFSIGITFYNKWLTKSFHFPLFMTMLHLAVIFLFSALSRALVQCSSHRARVVLSWADYLRRVAPTALATALDVGLSNWSFLYVTVSLYTMTKSSAVLFILIFSLIFKLEELGLLTPDSECDEPLTLKTPKLAATASPSSQRAALVLVVLLIAGGLFMFTYKSTQFNVEGFALVLGASFIGGIRWTLTQMLLQKAELGLQNPIDTMFHLQPLMFLGLFPLFAVFEGLHLSTSEKIFRFQDTGLLLRVLGSLFLGGILAFGLGFSEFLLVSRTSSLTLSIAGIFKVMVAPSP; encoded by the exons ATGGGGAGGTGGGCTCTCGATGTGGCCTTTGTGTGGAAGGCGGTGTTGACCCTGGGGCTGGTGCTTCTCTACTATTGCTTCTCCATCGGTATCACCTTCTACAACAAATGGCTGACAAAG AGCTTCCATTTCCCCCTCTTCATGACGATGCTGCACCTGGCCGTGATCTTCCTCTTTTCCGCCCTGTCCAGGGCGCTGGTTCAGTGTTCCAGCCACAGGGCCCGCGTGGTGCTGAGCTGGGCGGACTACCTCAGAAGAGTGGCTCCCACAG CTCTAGCGACGGCACTTGATGTGGGCTTGTCCAACTGGAGCTTCCTCTATGTCACTGTCTCGCT GTACACAATGACCAAATCCTCAGCTGTCCTCTTCATCTTGATCTTCTCTCTGATCTTCAAGCTGGAGGAGCTG GGGCTGCTGACCCCAGACTCCGAATGTGATGAACCCTTGACCCTGAAGACCCCTAAGTTAGCTGCCACTGCCTCCCCATCCTCCCAGCGCGCTGCACTGGTCCTGGTGGTCCTCCTCATCGCCGGGGGTCTCTTCATGTTCACCTACAAGTCCACACAGTTCAACGTGGAGGGCTTTGCTTTGGTGCTGGGGGCCTCATTCATCGGTGGCATTCGCTGGACCCTCACCCAGATGCTGCTGCAGAAGGCTGAACTCG GCCTCCAGAATCCCATTGACACCATGTTCCACCTGCAGCCACTCATGTTCCTGGGGCTCTTCCCTCTCTTTGCTGTATTTGAAG GTCTCCATTTGTCCACATCTGAGAAAATCTTCCGTTTCCAGGACACAGGACTGCTCCTGCGGGTACTTGGGAGCCTCTTCCTTGGCGGGATTCTCGCCTTTGGTTTGGGCTTCTCTGAGTTCCTCCTGGTCTCCAGAACCTCCAGCCTCACTCTCTCCATTGCTGGCATTTTTAAG GTGATGGTGGCCCCAAGCCCTTGA